In Citrus sinensis cultivar Valencia sweet orange chromosome 2, DVS_A1.0, whole genome shotgun sequence, a single genomic region encodes these proteins:
- the LOC127900345 gene encoding probable disease resistance protein At4g27220, giving the protein MVNFEGVSAETYSSIELSFKYLKGGQLKELFQLCSLMGNSIPTLKLLKYSMGLGIFKGVNKMEDARNKLYALVHELRDSCLLLEGDSNKLVSMHDVVRNVAISIACRDQHVFSVRYDEDVWDWPDEDTLRKCNAISLIKNSNCEFPEGLECPNLEFLYISLKDSSREINIPGNFFVGMKKLRVLDFTLMQFSSFPSSIDLLVNLHTLCLDQSALGDIAIIGKLKSLEVLSFVRSDIKKLPEELSQLSKLRLLDLTNCFHLKVIAPNVISSLTRLEELYMGNCCIEWEVERDNRERSNASLDELMHLPRLTTLEIDVKSYNILPAGFLARKLEMFKISIGNGLFMHPMNVEQHWFKSRPCFSINSDRKSSRSLKLKLDFMDICSTKLQGINNVECLWLDKLQGIENVLFNLDTEGFSQLKLLWVQNNPDFFCIVDSRAMVACDAFPLWSHLSFSI; this is encoded by the coding sequence ATGGTAAACTTCGAAGGAGTATCTGCAGAGACTTATTCAAGTATTGAGCTGAGTTTCAAGTATTTAAAAGGTGGGCAACTCAAGGAACTTTTTCAGCTCTGCAGTCTAATGGGTAACAGTATCCCTACTTTGAAATTGCTTAAATACTCCATGGGTTTGGGTATATTTAAAGGAGTCAATAAGATGGAAGATGCACGAAACAAGTTATATGCGTTGGTACATGAACTTAGAGACTCTTGTTTGTTGCTTGAGGGTGATAGCAATAAACTAGTTTCAATGCATGATGTTGTTCGTAATGTCGCCATATCAATTGCATGCCGAGACCAACATGTGTTTTCGGTGAGATATGATGAGGATGTGTGGGACTGGCCAGATGAGGATACACTTCGAAAATGCAATGCTAtctctttaataaaaaatagtaattgtGAATTTCCTGAAGGATTAGAATGCCCAAACcttgaatttttatatatctCTCTCAAAGATTCTTCtcgtgaaattaatattccTGGGAACTTTTTTGTAGGGATGAAAAAGCTCAGAGTTCTAGATTTCACTCTAATgcagttttcttcttttccatcTTCAATTGATCTTCTAGTAAATCTTCACACACTATGTCTGGATCAAAGTGCGTTGGGGGACATAGCAATCATTGGGAAGTTGAAGAGTCTAGAAGTCCTTAGCTTTGTGAGGTCTGATATTAAGAAGTTGCCCGAAGAGCTAAGTCAACTGTCTAAGCTAAGGCTGTTAGATTTAACCAATTGTTTCCATCTAAAAGTTATTGCCCCAAATGTCATATCAAGCTTAACTCGATTAGAAGAATTGTATATGGGTAATTGCTGCATTGAATGGGAGGTTGAAAGAGACAACAGGGAAAGAAGTAATGCTAGCCTTGACGAATTGATGCATTTACCTCGGCTAACCACTCTAGAAATTGACgttaaaagttacaatatttTACCAGCAGGTTTTTTGGCCAGAAAGCTGGAAATGTTCAAAATATCTATTGGAAATGGGTTATTCATGCATCCCATGAATGTTGAACAACATTGGTTTAAAAGTCGGCCTTGCTTTTCGATCAACAGTGATCGCAAGAGTTCAAGATCATTGAAGCTCAAGCTTGATTTTATGGACATTTGCTCCACGAAATTGCAGGGCATCAATAACGTTGAATGCTTATGGTTGGACAAGCTGCAAGGCATCGAGAATGTTCTTTTCAATTTGGACACGGAGGGCTTTTCACAATTGAAGCTTCTCTGGGTTCAAAATAATCCTGACTTCTTTTGCATCGTCGATTCAAGGGCAATGGTCGCTTGTGATGCCTTTCCTCTTTGGAGTCACTTATCCTTCTCAATTTGA
- the LOC107175567 gene encoding ENHANCER OF AG-4 protein 2-like, which yields MASQASRSSAFDIIFILSLIIYTTTFVARVDSRPLQKPLNDGDHHSEGNKVTNSLSFNENNNDNDHHKAKGMKQPVNEMKDLPPFPNIPDMPFAPFPPCLFPFPPPFDIPNFPPPFDIPNIPPLPDFPLPPLPPFPNLPPFPFSPPA from the coding sequence ATGGCTTCTCAAGCTTCCCGTTCATCAGCCTTCGACATCATCTTCATTTTGAGCTTGATCATTTACACGACAACATTTGTAGCTCGAGTGGATTCTCGCCCACTGCAGAAACCATTAAATGATGGTGATCATCATAGTGAAGGAAATAAGGTGACGAATTCACTCAGTTTCAATGAGAATAATAACGATAATGATCATCATAAGGCTAAGGGTATGAAGCAGccggtgaatgaaatgaaggacttgcCACCATTTCCAAATATACCGGATATGCCATTTGCACCATTTCCTCCATGCCTATTTCCATTTCCTCCTCCATTTGATATCCCTAACTTTCCCCCACCATTTGATATCCCCAACATTCCTCCACTTCCTGATTTTCCTTTGCCTCCTTTGCCTCCTTTCCCTAATCTCCCTCCTTTTCCCTTTTCTCCACCTGCTTAA
- the LOC102607895 gene encoding gamma-soluble NSF attachment protein → MASSDPHKLMVKADKLTKLSLTRWSADWKSATQLYEQAANGFRVAKNIEQAKIAFEKASQGQEMLSSPWDAAKHMESAAALAKELHNWREVADFYRKASELYNECGRSQPASDALAKAARALEDAVPEDAIQLYTDACIMLEEDDKEQMAFDLYRAATNVYIKLEKYADAATFLLRWGLAADKCNATNSQCKAYLSAIIVYLYANDFKQAEKCYNDCSQVDAFLRSDQNRCATKLISAYTEGDVEEIKRVAQSSTISNLDHVIIKLARKLPTGDVSALKKANAVQDEEPLDENDLT, encoded by the exons ATGGCGAGTTCCGATCCTCACAAGTTGATGGTCAAAGCCGACAAATT AACAAAACTCAGTCTTACCAGATGGAGTGCTGATTGGAAAAGTGCTACTCAATTGTATGAACAAGCTG CTAATGGTTTCAGGGTTGCCAAAAATATTGAGCAAGCAAAAATTGCATTTGAGAAAGCTTCGCAAGGACAAGAGATGCTCTCCTC ACCATGGGATGCGGCTAAGCACATGGAGTCTGCTGCTGCTTTAGCTAAGGAACTACATAATTGGAGGGAGGTTGCTGACTTTTATAGAAAAGCATCAGAGTTGTACAATGAATGTGGGAGATCACAACCTGCCTCAGATGCTCTAGCAAAGGCTGCTCG TGCATTGGAAGATGCCGTGCCAGAGGATGCTATTCAACTCTATACTGATGCATGCATAATGCTTGAAGAGGATGACAAGGAACAAATGGCCTTTGATCTATATCGTGCCGCCACTAATGTTTATATAAAGCTTGAGAA GTATGCTGATGCTGCCACTTTTCTGTTGAGATGGGGTTTGGCAGCTGATAAGTGCAATGCTACCAACAGCCAGTGCAAG gcATATCTTAGTGCAATTATTGTGTATCTTTATGCTAATGACTTCAAGCAAGCAGAGAAATGCTACAATGACTGTTCCCA GGTTGATGCTTTTTTGAGAAGTGACCAGAATCGCTGTGCTACTAAACTTATTTCTGCCTACACTGAAGGTGACGTTGAAGAAATTAAGCGTGTGGCTCAATCGAGCActatttcaaatcttgatcaTGTG ATAATCAAGCTTGCACGAAAGCTGCCAACAGGAGATGTTAGTGCACTGAAAAAAGCTAATGCCGTTCAAGATGAAGAACCACTGGATGAAAACGATCTCACATAG
- the LOC102630097 gene encoding FAS1 domain-containing protein SELMODRAFT_448915-like, producing the protein MAKHHPNFLLPLLFLVTATVSATFPPPNNKTNTPPLSTIPQQDDRQLNNIIDALVGTGDFNSWENIITAADESTSAVVAFPFSATFFIPSNDFRLPLDPFIFPYHIVPQRLSFSDLLLLKPLSRLPTLLPKKSILVTNTSASNFTLDDSLVFYPDLYLTSTIAVHGIQNILDYSVYGGSTPSPPSLFPPPLPPPHSRDSFVEEAEVAGVGQWSSDAVPSLCGVISVIFLVVFGVFWVI; encoded by the coding sequence ATGGCCAAACACCATCCAAATTTTCTCCTCCCTCTCTTATTCCTCGTCACAGCCACCGTCTCCGCCACGTTCCCGCCGCCGAACAACAAGACCAATACCCCCCCATTATCAACAATTCCCCAACAAGACGATCGAcaactgaacaacataatcgATGCCCTGGTCGGCACCGGAGACTTCAACAGCTGGGAAAACATAATAACCGCTGCCGACGAATCCACTTCCGCCGTCGTGGCCTTCCCTTTCTCGGCCACCTTCTTCATCCCTTCGAACGACTTTCGTCTCCCATTAGACCCCTTCATTTTCCCGTATCACATTGTCCCTCAGCGCCTCTCTTTCTCCGACCTTCTTCTCCTCAAGCCCTTGTCTCGTCTCCCCACGTTGCTTcccaaaaaatcaattcttgTCACCAACACTTCCGCTTCCAACTTTACCCTCGACGATTCTCTTGTGTTTTACCCTGATCTTTATCTTACTTCCACTATTGCTGTTCATGGCATACAAAACATTCTTGATTACTCAGTTTATGGGGGCAGCACTCCATCGCCTCCATCTTTGTTTCCGCCACCCCTGCCGCCACCACATTCGAGGGATTCCTTTGTTGAGGAAGCAGAGGTTGCTGGGGTTGGTCAATGGTCATCAGATGCTGTGCCATCTTTGTGCGGGGTGATTTCAGTAATTTTCTTGGTGGTTTTTGGTGTTTTTTGGGTGATATGA
- the LOC102607598 gene encoding lysine-specific demethylase JMJ14: MEQSKLAAESHIKEISARWDPAEACRPIIDEAPVFYPTVEEFEDTLGYIAKIRSKAESFGICRIVPPSSWTPPCPLKAKNIWENAKFSTRIQQIDLLQNREPMRKKIRSRKRKRRRQSRMGSTRRNANSSSEANAAETDEKFGFQSGPDLTLEGFQKYAQNFKECYFGMNDSKEDVKSDGFEHKRLEPSVVDIEGEYWRIIERPTDEVEVYYGADLETGAFASGFPKASSLGTESDLDQYAMSGWNLNNLPRLPGSVLAFEGSDISGVLVPWLYVGMCFSSFCWHVEDHHLYSLNYLHWGDPKIWYGVPGSHASTLEKAMRKHLPDLFEEQPDLLHELVTQLSPSVLKAEGVPVYHVVQHSGEFVLTFPRAYHSGFNCGFNCAEAVNVAPVDWLAHGQQAVELYSEQHRKTSLSHDKLLFGSVQAAIKALWELSVLQKKTPGNRKWKDACGKDGVLTKAIKTRVQMKKEGLQKLPSYFKLQKMEIDFDLKTERECFSCFYDLHLSAAGCKCSPDRFACLKHANIFCSCEIDHRFVILRYSTDELNTLVEALEGGLDALKELASKNFKWADCSDTDGGLVKMDMESEVFPMDCCEQKESSSSSPRVENIVEGNGPCCSRSHVSSEVVQSEPQRGTSGLSASHVSVNSHNEGNDETQVMNKKAKVKHEVCIDLNMDVIPDGNESKLLLSDSHGKEAIENLKAHLSACYQEKVLCSGTVKEQDTMQVRSGCNSSNSHKDPNKDQPSCSRVIEGTCSFDVKKLFGVDLSLPHQQSKLPLVDFLKTDTINGSNVRTSVTDQRFQKKLETCVEPINFGCVMCGKLWCSKQAIFPKGFRSRVNFYSVLNPEKVCNYISEVLDAGLLGPLFKVTLEECPSETFVNVSAQKCWEMVLQRLNQEIERQGGLHERGLPHPQSLQSIDGLEMFGFLSSPIIQAIEALDPNHLCMEYWNHKLLTFGKTTEVNKNSSSGLSCSEAETKSKIFGVALMDEGQNSPSGQNSVEEEAQLVLRGLFQKASPKELKVMQRILYSEGRSDEWRVALATLIEEIQKSCR; this comes from the exons ATGGAACAGTCCAAATTGGCCGCAGAATCTCATATTAAAGAG ATTTCCGCTAGATGGGATCCAGCTGAAGCATGCAGACCTATAATTGATGAAGCTCCTGTCTTTTATCCAACTGTGGAG GAGTTTGAAGATACCCTTGGATACATAGCAAAGATACGCTCAAAAGCAGAATCGTTTGGGATATGTCGGATTGTTCCCCCATCTTCCTGGACTCCACCATGCCCTCTTAAAGCTAAAAATATATGGGAAAATGCCAAGTTTTCTACTCGAATCCAGCAAATTGACTTGCTGCAAAATAGGGAGCCCATGAGAAAGAAAATCAGAAGCCGAAAGCGGAAACGGAGGAGGCAGTCTAGAATGGGATCCACCAGGAGAAATGCTAATTCTAGTTCTGAAGCTAATGCTGCTGAGACTGATGAGAAGTTTGGATTTCAATCAGGACCAGACTTAACACTTGAGGGTTTTCAGAAATatgctcaaaattttaaggaaTGTTACTTTGGGATGAACGATTCTAAGGAGGATGTAAAATCTGATGGGTTTGAACATAAAAGATTGGAACCCTCTGTGGTGGATATCGAAGGTGAATACTGGAGGATAATTGAGCGACCAACAGATGAAGTTGAG GTATACTATGGGGCTGATCTGGAAACAGGAGCATTTGCAAGTGGATTTCCCAAGGCATCATCCTTGGGTACTGAAAGTGATTTGGATCAGTATGCAATGTCAGGCTGGAACCTTAATAACTTACCGCGCTTGCCAGGTTCTGTTTTAGCCTTTGAAGGAAGCGATATCTCAGGAGTTTTGGTGCCATGGCTCTATGTGGGAATGTGTTTCTCATCATTTTGTTGG CATGTTGAGGACCACCACTTATATTCGCTGAACTATCTGCACTGGGGTGATCCAAAAATATGGTATGGAGTTCCTGGAAGCCACGCTTCTACTTTGGAGAAAGCAATGCGGAAGCATCTACCAGATTTGTTCGAGGAACAACCTGATTTATTGCATGAACTT GTCACTCAACTATCGCCTTCAGTTCTTAAGGCAGAGGGCGTACCAGTATATCATGTTGTTCAGCATTCTGGGGAGTTCGTTCTAACCTTTCCAAGGGCATACCACTCTGGATTCAATTGTGGATTTAATTGTGCAGAGGCAGTGAATGTGGCCCCTGTTGATTGGCTAGCACATGGTCAACAAGCAGTGGAGCTCTACAGTGAGCAGCATCGGAAGACATCTCTTTCCCATGACAAGCTGCTGTTTGGATCAGTCCAGGCAGCTATTAAAGCCCTTTGGGAACTATCCGTGCTTCAGAAGAAAACTCCAGGAAATCGGAAGTGGAAAGATGCATGTGGGAAGGATGGAGTGCTTACCAAGGCAATTAAG ACAAGGGTACAGATGAAGAAGGAAGGACTACAGAAGCTCCcatcttattttaaattgcAAAAGATGGAAatagattttgatttgaaaacTGAGAGAGAATGCTTCTCATGCTTCTATGATTTACACCTGTCTGCTGCTGGCTGCAAGTGCTCCCCTGATCGATTTGCATGCCTTAAACatgcaaatattttttgttcatgTGAAATAGACCATAGATTTGTCATTCTCCGTTACAGCACGGATGAATTGAACACACTAGTTGAAGCTTTGGAGGGAGGATTAGATGCTTTAAAAGAATTGGCATCCAAAAACTTCAAATGGGCTGATTGCAGTGACACTGATGGTGGTCTAGTTAAGATGGATATGGAGAGTGAAGTATTCCCAATGGACTGTTGTGAACAGAAGGAAAGTTCATCTTCTTCCCCAAGAGTAGAAAATATCGTGGAGGGCAATGGCCCTTGCTGTTCACGTAGCCATGTCTCTTCAGAAGTAGTCCAGTCAGAGCCCCAGCGTGGAACATCTGGTTTAAGTGCATCTCATGTAAGTGTAAATAGCCATAATGAAGGTAATGATGAAACCCAAGTCATGAACAAAAAGGCTAAGGTGAAACATGAGGTTTGTATTGATTTAAATATGGATGTTATACCTGATGGTAATGAAAGCAAGTTGCTGCTATCTGATAGCCATGGTAAAGAAGCTATTGAAAATCTGAAGGCTCATTTGTCTGCGTGCTATCAAGAGAAAGTCCTCTGCTCAGGCACAGTGAAAGAACAGGACACAATGCAAGTACGTAGTGGTTGTAATTCATCCAATTCTCATAAAGATCCAAACAAAGATCAACCTTCATGTTCAAGGGTTATTGAGGGTACTTGTTCATTTGAcgttaaaaaattgtttgggGTTGATCTTTCGTTGCCACATCAACAGTCAAAACTTCCACTAGTTGACTTTTTAAAGACTGATACCATCAATGGTTCAAACGTGAGGACGAGTGTGACTGACCAGAGATTTCAAAAGAAGTTGGAAACTTGTGTTGaaccaataaattttggatgcGTCATGTGCGGAAAGTTGTGGTGCAGTAAGCAGGCCATATTTCCAAAAG GATTTAGAAGTCGGGTTAACTTCTATAGTGTACTTAATCCAGAAAAGGTCTGCAACTATATTTCGGAAGTCCTGGATGCAGGACTCCTTGGTCCTCTTTTTAAG GTTACATTAGAAGAATGCCCTAGTGAAACATTTGTGAATGTCTCCGCACAAAAGTGCTGGGAAATGGTGCTGCAAAGACTGAACCAAGAAATTGAAAGACAGGGTGGTTTACACGAAAGAGGACTGCCCCACCCCCAGTCTTTGCAAAGCATTGATGGCCTGGAAATGTTTGGGTTTCTATCGTCGCCCATTATTCAG GCTATTGAGGCTCTTGATCCAAATCATCTATGCATGGAATATTGGAATCACAAGCTTTTGACTTTTGGCAAAACTACTGaagtaaataaaaactcatcaTCTGGATTGAGTTGCTCTGAAGCGGAAACCAAATCAAAAATATTTGGTGTTGCCCTGATGGATGAAGGCCAGAATAGTCCATCTGGCCAGAATTCTGTCGAAGAAGAGGCACAGCTAGTGTTACGGGGACTTTTCCAGAAGGCAAGTCCCAAAGAGTTGAAAGTAATGCAAAGAATCCTCTACAGCGAGGGACGGAGTGACGAATGGAGAGTGGCTTTGGCAACATTGATCGAGGAGATCCAGAAATCATGTAGATAA
- the LOC102607302 gene encoding CASP-like protein 1B2: MAPENNAKPEPGLKMVPVTKPKGWVVLVLRLLALAATASATIVMGLNKETKTFVVATVGTTPIKATFSAKFQHTPAFVFFVIANGLVSFHNVVMIAVNLFGKKLDYKGLRLAMIAIFDLLNTVLVSAGVNGAVYMAELGKYGNSHARWNKICDRFKTFCDHGGGAIIASFIGLALMIVISIISIVKLAKSKSNTPLLGEP; encoded by the exons ATGGCTCCAGAAAATAACGCAAAGCCAGAGCCAGGGCTCAAAATGGTGCCTGTAACAAAGCCTAAAGGTTGGGTCGTGTTGGTTTTGAGGCTGCTTGCACTTGCTGCCACTGCTTCAGCCACAATTGTGATGGGACTCAACAAAGAAACCAAAACCTTTGTGGTTGCTACTGTTGGTACTACTCCTATTAAGGCTACTTTCAGTGCCAAGTTTCAACACACCCCTGCATTCGT GTTCTTTGTGATAGCTAATGGACTGGTCAGCTTTCATAACGTGGTGATGATAGCAGTGAATTTGTTTGGAAAGAAGCTTGATTATAAAGGACTTCGCCTCGCCATGATTGCCATTTTCGACCTG CTGAACACAGTCCTGGTATCAGCTGGTGTAAACGGAGCGGTTTATATGGCAGAGCTGGGGAAGTACGGCAACTCTCATGCAAGATGGAACAAGATTTGTGACAGATTTAAAACCTTTTGCGACCACGGTGGTGGAGCCATCATCGCTTCCTTCATTGGGCTGGCCCTCATGATCGTCATTTCTATCATCTCCATTGTCAAACTTGCCAAGTCTAAATCCAACACACCCCTTTTAGGGGAACCCTAG